In one window of Gorilla gorilla gorilla isolate KB3781 chromosome 2, NHGRI_mGorGor1-v2.1_pri, whole genome shotgun sequence DNA:
- the AGTR1 gene encoding type-1 angiotensin II receptor yields the protein MILNSSTEDGIKRIQDDCPKAGRHNYIFVMIPTLYSIIFVVGIFGNSLVVIVIYFYMKLKTVASVFLLNLALADLCFLLTLPLWAVYTAMEYRWPFGNYLCKIASASVSFNLYASVFLLTCLSIDRYLAIVHPMKSRLRRTMLVAKVTCIIIWLLAGLASLPAIIHRNVFFIENTNITVCAFHYESQNSTLPIGLGLTKNILGFLFPFLIILTSYTLIWKALKKAYEIQKNKPRNDDIFKIIMAIVLFFFFSWIPHQIFTFLDVLIQLGIIRDCRIADIVDTAMPITICIAYFNNCLNPLFYGFLGKKFKKYFLQLLKYIPPKAKSHSNLSTKMSTLSYRPSDNVSSSTKKPAPCFEVE from the coding sequence ATGATTCTCAACTCTTCTACTGAAGATGGTATTAAAAGAATCCAAGATGATTGTCCCAAAGCTGGAAGGCATAATTACATATTTGTCATGATTCCTACTTTATACAGTATCATCTTTGTGGTGGGAATATTTGGAAACAGCTTGGTGGTGATAGTCATTTACTTTTATATGAAGCTGAAGACTGTGGccagtgtttttcttttgaatttagcACTGGCTGACTTATGCTTTTTACTGACTTTGCCACTATGGGCTGTCTACACAGCTATGGAATACCGCTGGCCCTTTGGCAATTACCTATGTAAGATTGCTTCAGCCAGCGTCAGTTTCAACCTGTACGCTAGTGTGTTTCTACTCACGTGTCTCAGCATTGATCGATACCTGGCTATTGTTCACCCAATGAAGTCCCGCCTTCGACGCACAATGCTTGTAGCCAAAGTCACCTGCATCATCATTTGGCTGCTGGCAGGCTTGGCCAGTTTGCCAGCTATAATCCATcgaaatgtatttttcattgagAACACCAATATTACAGTTTGTGCTTTCCATTATGAGTCCCAAAATTCAACCCTCCCGATAGGGCTGGGCCTGACCAAAAATATACTGGgtttcctgtttccttttctgaTCATTCTTACAAGTTATACTCTTATTTGGAAGGCCCTAAAGAAGGCTTATGAAATTCAGAAGAACAAACCAAGAAATGATGatatttttaagataattatggcaattgtgcttttctttttcttttcctggattCCCCACCAAATATTCACTTTTCTGGATGTATTGATTCAACTAGGCATCATACGTGACTGTAGAATTGCAGATATTGTGGACACGGCCATGCCTATCACCATTTGTATAGCTTATTTTAACAATTGCCTGAAtcctcttttttatggctttctggggaaaaaatttaaaaaatattttctccagcttCTAAAATATATTCCCCCAAAAGCCAAATCCCACTCAAACCTTTCAACAAAAATGAGCACGCTTTCCTACCGCCCCTCAGATAATGTAAGCTCATCCACCAAGAAGCCTGCACCGTGTTTTGAGGTTGAGTGA